The uncultured Paludibaculum sp. sequence CCTGCGCGCGTTTGTCGTCGTGCTGGTGGTGGCCCATCACGCCGTGCTGGCCTACCACCCCTTCGCGCCGCCGCCGCCCGCATCCCTCGCCGCACAGCCGCGCTGGTGGCAAGCCTTTCCCGTGGTTGATCCGCAGCGTTGGTCCGGCGCCACGCTGCTCGCCGGTTTCAACGACGTGTTCTTCATGTCGCTGATGTTCTTCCTCTCCGGGCTCTTTGTCTGGCACGGCCTGCAGGGCAAGGGCGCCGCCAACTTCCTGCGGGGCCGCCTGCTGAGGCTCGGAGTACCCTTCGTGCTATCGGCCGCACTCCTGGCTCCACTCGCCTACTACCCTTCCTATCTGCAACTGCCCACGCACACCGGCTTCTGGACGCAGTGGCTGGCGTTGGGGCAATGGCCGGCCGGACCGGCATGGTTTATCTGGGTGCTGCTGGCCTTCGACACCATCGCAACGCTGCTGTTCCTGGCAGCACCTCGCTGGGGCGAATCCCTGGGACGGAGACTGCCGGCCCGCCCCGTCACGCTGTTTCTCGCTCTCCTCGCCGCAACAGCCCTGGTGTACATCCCTCTGGCGGTCCGCTTCTCTCCCATGATGTGGAGCGCCTTTGGGCCCTTCACCTTCCAGACGAGCCGAATCCTCCACTACCTCGTCTACTTCCTTCTCGGCATCGGAGTGGGCGCATTCGGAGTGGAGCGCGGCCTGTTCGCCCCGGACGGGAAACTGGCACGACGGTGGCCCCTGTGGGTGGCTTCGGCTGTGGTCCTTTTCGGCTTGGCGGCGGCCGTCACCATCGTTGCCGTGACTTCTCAACTGCAATCGCTGGCCTGGGCAGTCGCGATGGACGCGGGCTTCGTGATCTCCTGCGGCGCCTCGTGCTTCGCGTTTCTGGCCGTGTTCCTGCGCTTCGCCCGATCGAGGTCTAGCTGGTTTGACAGCCTGAGCGCCAATTCTTATGGCATCTATCTGGTGCACTACGCGTTCGTCAGCTGGCTGCAGTACGCGCTGCTGCCGGCCGCCCTGCCGGGCGCCGCGAAGTTCGCGATCGTCCTGCTGGGCGCGGTCGGCCTCAGTTGGGGGACCACCGCGGTTCTGCGTCGCAGCTCCACCGTCCGCCGGGTGGTTTAGCCGATTGTCACCAACGGCTCAGGCACCAGAAGTCCGTGGATCTCCTGCGCCGCGCGCGTCCCTTCGGCGACAGCCTGAACGACGGTCGCTCCACCGTTCACGACGTCGCCTGCGGCATAGACGCGCGCCCGGCTGGTCGCACTCGATCCAGCCTTGGTCACGATGGTGCCTTGCCGGCTGAACTCCACGCCCGGCAGGGCAGCCTTCAGGTTCTCGTCCAGGCCTTGGCCGATCGCTTCCACGACGAGGTCGGCGGCGATGACGTGCTCGGAGCCCATCATGTTCTCTGGTCTCCGCCGCCCATTGGCATCGGGCTCGCCCAACTTGGTCCGTACTACTTCGATCCCCGTGAGGCTTCCATCAGCGTCGGCGACGTACCGCACCGGCTGCGTCAGAATCAGGAAGTTCACGCCGCCGGCCATCGCTTCATCGCGCTCGTTCGGCCAGGCCGGCATCTCGGCGAACGAACGCCGATAGAGGATGGCGACATCGCTGGCGCCTGCGAGCTTGGCCGACAACGCGGCGTCGATCGCCGTATTTCCACCGCCCAGCACCACCACGTTGCCGCGGACTCTGAGGTTCTCGTGCTTCACCTGCCGGAGGAACTCCAGGGCGCCCCACACACCGTCGCGGGGCCTCTCGGCGCCCGGCAGCACGAGCGACCGGCTCAGGCCCGGCGCCAGCAACACCGCGTCGAAGCCTTCATCCAGGATGTCGTCGAGGGTCCCGGCCGGACCCAACGAGTACGACCGCCGCTCCACGGCGCCTGTCGACGCCAGCACATCTTCCAGCTCCCGCTGCAGAATCGGATCCGGCATCCGCTCGGACGGAATTGTGTCCTTGGCCATGCCGCCGGCGCCGTCGGCCCGCTCCAGCAGTGTCACCCTGTGACCATACGAAGCCAATGTGACGGCGCCCGCCACACCGGCCGGTCCCGCCCCCACCACGGCCACACGCTTGCCTGTATCGGGCAACACAGGCCGCGTCTCACGCGCCCAGCCCTCTTCGATTGCCTTCCGCGACACCCACCGCTGCAGGTGACGGATCGGCACCGAGTCCGCATAGTGCTCGTTGATGCAGGTGCTCTCGCACAGCGTCTCACTGGGGCAGACATAGCCGCAGATCGTGGCTAACACGTTGTTTGCGCGAATGGTCTCGTAGGCGTCGCGGAACCGTCCATCCACGATTGCCTGAATGAACCCGGGTACGTTCACATGGGCCGGGCACTTCGGGACGCACGTAGGGTCGCTGCACTGTCGGCAGGTCTTGGCCATCTCCTGGATGGTGTCCAACGCCTCGGCGCGGCCGGCTTTGTAGATGGGCTCGTATACGGCCGCGTCACGCGGCACACAGCCGCTGCGGCCGCCGTCACGCATGATCTGTGTGCAGGCCGAACACGCCACACAGCCTTTCTCAGGATCCAGCTTGTGGCCCTGCACCACCTCGCGCGCAAACTCGGGGTAAGCGAACGACATCCGCCCGCCGCCGACCAAGGACACCCAACCTTGTTGAATGGCCGCCGCACCCACGTTCGGCAGATACTGCCGCAGCCACGAGTACCCGCCGCCCACCACGGGCAGGCTGGGGAACTGCTCCTGCACGTGGCGCACGATGTGCAGGAATCGACTGACGCCCTCCAGCGGATGCTCCGGCGGCACCGGCATGCCCACGATGGGCAGGTCAAACGGCCGGTTCACATACGGGTTGAAATACGGGTTCCCGATCGTGATGTTCACCAGCGGCGCGCCCGAATCCTTCAGGAACTGCACCAGGCGAATGGGGTCCCGCAGGTCCGGCTGCATCGAACCGTCCTTGGCCATCCCCCAGCCATAGGGGTGGGCCATGGAATCGTATGCGTTCATGCGCGACGTCACAGCGATGCCGGGCACGGCCGCGCGGATCTTACCGACGATATTGCGGAAGAAGCGCGTACGGTTCTCCCACTCAGGCCCGCCATAGCGCGAGTTCTCTCGCGTGTGAGACGCGTGTAGTTCGCTGATCAGATAGCGGTGACAGGCCTTCACATCGACCGCGTCAAACCCAGCCTCCAGCGCCAGGCGCGCCGCTTCGACGTAACAGTCTTCCAGACGTTCCAACTCATCGTCGGTGATCAGAGGGTAGTCCGCGGGCAGTTTGTGGATGGGGTCCAGAAACTTCGAGTGATGCGCGATGATCGGCTTCGGAGCGCGGCCCGGCCTGGAGTACCGCCCGGAATGCGTGAGCTGCAACACCATGGCAGGACGGTGATTCGCCCCCATGGTTTCGCGCGCGGCGGCATGCGCCTGCTCCACCATCGTCCGGAAGGTGCCCACGGTGCCTTTGTGCAGCCAGATCTGGCGCGGGTTCGCACGGCCCTCTTCCACCACGGCGCAGGCTTCGACCCACAACAGGCCCGATCCGCCGGCGGCGAAGCGGCGGTAGCGGCGCAGGGTCAACTCGTCCGGCGAACCATCGGCCAGACCGTCGCAACCCTCCATGGGCAACACCACCAGCCGGTTGGGCAGCACGAAGCGGCCGCAATCCAGCGGCTGAGCCAGAACGCTGACGTCGTCGCTCACGGGAACCTGGGCGCCCAGGCGGGCGATATCGTCGCGCAGTTCATCAAGGGAATGGTAGTGGAAGGGCTGGTGCACAATCATAGCGGAGCTCCGGTCATTTCTACCATATCAGATGCGAAAGTCCGGTTATCGTCTTGCGTCAGAATGGAGCATATGCGCATTCATTCTCTGCAGCACGTGGCCTTCGAGAGCCCCGGGCTGATTGGCGAGTGGGCGGCGGAGCGCGGCTACCCGATCGCCGGCACCCGCCTGGACCTCGGCGAACCCCTGCCCAGTCTGGATGACTTCGACCTGCTGCTGGTGATGGGTGGCCCGATGAGCGTAAACGACGAGGCCGAGCACCCCTGGCTGCGGCCCGAAAAGCAGTTGATCGCTACTGCCATGGCAGCCGGCAAGTTCGTCATCGGAGTCTGCCTGGGCTCGCAGATGCTCGCCGAGGTGCTGGGCGCCCATGTCTACCGAAACCGGGAGAAGGAAATCGGCTGGTTCCCGGTGCAGCCCACCGGCTCCGGCGGCCTGCTCTCCGGCCTGCCTGCGGAATTCACAGTATTCCATTGGCATGGTGAGACTTACGACATCCCGGCGGGTGTCCTTCATACGGCGGAGACGCCGGCTTGCCGGTCTCAGGCTTTCGAAACCGAGCGGTGCCTGGGCCTGCAATTTCACATGGAGATGACCGCTCCCATCATCGAGGAACTGCTGGTCCACTGCGCCAGTGACCTGGGCCCGGGTCCCTATCAACAAACGGCGGATCAGATCCGCGCCGGACTGTGGCGCGTCGAGCCGGCCCGCGCACTGCTCTACCCTCTGCTCGACCGGGTGGCGCGGCGTGCATTCGTCGTAGCATAGCTCATGGCCAGTTATTTCTGCGTCGACCGGGGCAGGGCCCTGCCTCTTGGTGCGACGCGACTCGAAGATGGCGTCAACTTCGCTCTTTTTTCCAAGCACGCCACACACGCCTGGCTGTCTTTTTTTCATCCCGGGGAGAACTCGCCCTATCTGGAACTGGAATTGCACCCGGAGCGCGACCGCACCGGCGAAATCTGGCATATCTGGGTGGGCGGCCTGGCGCCCGACGTCGAGTACTGCTGGCGCCTGGACATGCGTCCGAACCCAAATCCGCAGATCCACCGCTTCGATCCCAACCGATTCCTTCTCGACCCGTACGCACAGGTTCTGGTGGGCGGCGAGCAGTGGGGCGCCCTGGCCGAGCGGCGTTGTGCCCTGCCCCACGACCACTTCGACTGGGAGATGGACCGCCCGCTGAATGTACCCCTCAGCGAATCAGTCATCTACGAACTGCATGTCCGCGGCTTCACGCGCCACGAGTCGTCCGACGTCACGGCGCCCGGCACCTATCTTGGCCTGACGGAAAAGATCCCGTATTTGAAGCGCCTGGGCGTTACCGCCGTGGAGCTGCTGCCGGTGTACGAGTTTGAAGAGGCCGATACCGATCGCAGCAATCCGCTGCTGGGCTCCACCTTGTTGAACATGTGGGGCTACCAGCCCATCGCCTTCTTCGCGCCGAACGCAGCCTATGCCAACGGCCGGAAGCCGGGCGCCGCCGTGGGCGAGTTCAAGGAGATGGTCAAGCGGTTCCACGCCGCCGGGCTGGAAGTGATCCTCGACGTCGTCTTCAACCACACGGCCGAGGGCGATGAGCGCGGGCTCACTCATTCCTTTCGCGGCATCGACAACTCCATCTACTATCAACTCGACGAACAGGGAAAATATCGCAACTACTCCGGTTGTGGCAACACCTTCAACTGCAACCATCCCGTGGTGCGCAGCCTCATCACCGACTGCCTGCACTACTGGGTGATGGAGATGCACGTCGACGGTTTCCGCTTCGACCTGGCCAGTGTTCTGGGCCGCGGAGTGGACGGCAATCCGCTGGCCGATCCGCCGCTGCTGGAGCGACTCGCCTACGATCCCGTGCTCGCCAATACCAAGCTGATCGCCGAGGCCTGGGATGCCGCCGGGCTCTATCAGGTGGGCAGCTTCCCGGCGTGGGGCCGCTGGGCGGAGTGGAACGGCAAATACCGCGACGACCTGCGCCGCTTCGTCAAAAGCGACACAGGGATGGTCTCCGTCCTGGCCCAACGCCTCACGGGCAGCCCGGACCTCTACGCCTCCAGTGGACGCCAATCCCGCCACAGCATCAACTTCGTCACCTGCCACGACGGCTTTACTCTGGCCGACCTCGTCAGCTACGACCAGAAGCACAACGAAGCCAACGGCGAAGACAACCGCGACGGTGCCAGCGAGAACTTCAGTTGGAACTGCGGCGTCGAAGGTCCGACCGAGGATGAAAGCATCAACCTGCTGCGCGGCCGCCAGATGCGCAACCTGGCTACGCTTCTCCTGCTCAGCGGCGGTGTCCCAATGATCATGGCCGGAGACGAGATCGCCCGCACGCAGGGCGGCAACAACAACGCCTACTGCCAGGACAACGCCACGGGTTGGGTGGACTGGACGCTCGCCGAAAAGAACGGTGGCCTGCTCAACTTCTTCCAGCGCATGATCGCCTTCCGCGCCGGGCACGAGGCATTCCGGCACATCGACTGGGGGCCACAAACGGAGGAGGGCCACACGCGCGTGACTTTCCATGGGATCTTCCCCCATCAACCCGATTGGGCGCCCGACTCCCATTCCCTGGCCATGGAACTCCAGTGGGGCACGGAGCGCATCTATCTCATTGCCAATGCGTTCTGGGGCACCCTGCGTTTCCAGCTGCCAACGCTGGCCGCGCCTGGCCGCTGGACTCTTGTGGAAGATACTGGGAACGAAAATCCGCGCGGCCCGGAACTGCCCGTGCAGGACTGGTACGATGCCGGCCCTCGTAGCGTGGTCGTGCTGGAAGCGCTGTGAGACTCTTCAGTCGTGCCAAGGCGTGACGTACCGGATGTTACGGTACGACAGAATCTCCGCGTCGGTGAGTTCCGAAGGGATCAACCTCTGGGCGTGCAGCCTGCGGAACGTGGCCCGGTTGATATCCGCGGGCACGGCCCGCCGCAGCACCATCCTGGGCCCGAAGTAGTACATGTTCTCAGCCTTGTCCTCGCTCGCCATGTTCTCGTTGACACCAGCCATCAGACTTTCACCGACACGCATCAGGAAATCCGTGCCGTTGTACGTCGAAATAGCCCGGTTGAGCGACGACCGCGGAAACAGCACGCGTGCCATCTCCACAGGCGGACCCACTCCAAGGATCTGCTCTCTTCGCCGCTCCTCCGCGGACGCTCCGCTGAACTTGTCCGGGTCGAGAACCGTCAAATCCGCGCATTCGAACCCATTCGCAACTCCGCCCAGGTAGATCTCTGGCTTGCCATTGCCATCGAGATCAGACACGAGAGTAGTCAGGATATGGCCCGAGTGCCAATACTCGCGCAAAACTCGCCCATCGATATCCAACAACGAAACCAGCGAGGGCGAGTCGACACGATGCGTGGAGACCACCAGGATTCTTGACTGCCGCTGCCCGGGCACGGGCACCAGGTCGAACCGCCGGAGGATGAACGGTCCGTCGAGTAGTCCGCCGTCCCGCCGGACGGCCCGCGCAAAGCGCTTTTTCCATCGCAGACGGCCATCGGGAGAGAAAAGATAGAGCTCGTCATCTTCCGCCGAGTTTTGGGCATGGTGCAACGGGAACAACAACTCCGACCGCCCATCGCCATCGATGTCGGTCACTCGATTCACATCACTCCCGCCAGTGGACTTGGGGTCGGCTTCAAACGGCACGGAGGGGAACTCATACCGCCACGCCTCGTGGCCGTCGGCGTCATACACAATCGCCACGTGGCCGTCCACAACGCAACGATTGGGATGCACCCGCGGCCGTAGCGCCCAGGCGCTTGCCAGCGCCACCAGCAGTACACAACTCACGACGACCATCCACTTCCGCCACTGGCGGCGGGGGCTTTCTCCGTCGGACGCGCTCGCCGGCGATACGACCGCATTTGACGAGGCGCTGTTGGCTCGCCACGCTTCCAACTCCTCGACGTAGGCGTACACGCGCCCCTTGGCGCCAGGCATACGGTGTACCGGCATGCCGCGTTCTTCTTCCCAATTCTGAACTGTACGTACCGTTACGTCGAAGAACGCGGCAATTTCTTTCCACGACTGCAGCAATTTAGCCTGTGGACCCACCGGCTGC is a genomic window containing:
- a CDS encoding type 1 glutamine amidotransferase, with the translated sequence MRIHSLQHVAFESPGLIGEWAAERGYPIAGTRLDLGEPLPSLDDFDLLLVMGGPMSVNDEAEHPWLRPEKQLIATAMAAGKFVIGVCLGSQMLAEVLGAHVYRNREKEIGWFPVQPTGSGGLLSGLPAEFTVFHWHGETYDIPAGVLHTAETPACRSQAFETERCLGLQFHMEMTAPIIEELLVHCASDLGPGPYQQTADQIRAGLWRVEPARALLYPLLDRVARRAFVVA
- a CDS encoding isoamylase, with the protein product MASYFCVDRGRALPLGATRLEDGVNFALFSKHATHAWLSFFHPGENSPYLELELHPERDRTGEIWHIWVGGLAPDVEYCWRLDMRPNPNPQIHRFDPNRFLLDPYAQVLVGGEQWGALAERRCALPHDHFDWEMDRPLNVPLSESVIYELHVRGFTRHESSDVTAPGTYLGLTEKIPYLKRLGVTAVELLPVYEFEEADTDRSNPLLGSTLLNMWGYQPIAFFAPNAAYANGRKPGAAVGEFKEMVKRFHAAGLEVILDVVFNHTAEGDERGLTHSFRGIDNSIYYQLDEQGKYRNYSGCGNTFNCNHPVVRSLITDCLHYWVMEMHVDGFRFDLASVLGRGVDGNPLADPPLLERLAYDPVLANTKLIAEAWDAAGLYQVGSFPAWGRWAEWNGKYRDDLRRFVKSDTGMVSVLAQRLTGSPDLYASSGRQSRHSINFVTCHDGFTLADLVSYDQKHNEANGEDNRDGASENFSWNCGVEGPTEDESINLLRGRQMRNLATLLLLSGGVPMIMAGDEIARTQGGNNNAYCQDNATGWVDWTLAEKNGGLLNFFQRMIAFRAGHEAFRHIDWGPQTEEGHTRVTFHGIFPHQPDWAPDSHSLAMELQWGTERIYLIANAFWGTLRFQLPTLAAPGRWTLVEDTGNENPRGPELPVQDWYDAGPRSVVVLEAL
- a CDS encoding acyltransferase, whose translation is MTTPETESAVGTTTPAAKYNYAIGYLRAFVVVLVVAHHAVLAYHPFAPPPPASLAAQPRWWQAFPVVDPQRWSGATLLAGFNDVFFMSLMFFLSGLFVWHGLQGKGAANFLRGRLLRLGVPFVLSAALLAPLAYYPSYLQLPTHTGFWTQWLALGQWPAGPAWFIWVLLAFDTIATLLFLAAPRWGESLGRRLPARPVTLFLALLAATALVYIPLAVRFSPMMWSAFGPFTFQTSRILHYLVYFLLGIGVGAFGVERGLFAPDGKLARRWPLWVASAVVLFGLAAAVTIVAVTSQLQSLAWAVAMDAGFVISCGASCFAFLAVFLRFARSRSSWFDSLSANSYGIYLVHYAFVSWLQYALLPAALPGAAKFAIVLLGAVGLSWGTTAVLRRSSTVRRVV
- a CDS encoding FAD-dependent oxidoreductase, giving the protein MIVHQPFHYHSLDELRDDIARLGAQVPVSDDVSVLAQPLDCGRFVLPNRLVVLPMEGCDGLADGSPDELTLRRYRRFAAGGSGLLWVEACAVVEEGRANPRQIWLHKGTVGTFRTMVEQAHAAARETMGANHRPAMVLQLTHSGRYSRPGRAPKPIIAHHSKFLDPIHKLPADYPLITDDELERLEDCYVEAARLALEAGFDAVDVKACHRYLISELHASHTRENSRYGGPEWENRTRFFRNIVGKIRAAVPGIAVTSRMNAYDSMAHPYGWGMAKDGSMQPDLRDPIRLVQFLKDSGAPLVNITIGNPYFNPYVNRPFDLPIVGMPVPPEHPLEGVSRFLHIVRHVQEQFPSLPVVGGGYSWLRQYLPNVGAAAIQQGWVSLVGGGRMSFAYPEFAREVVQGHKLDPEKGCVACSACTQIMRDGGRSGCVPRDAAVYEPIYKAGRAEALDTIQEMAKTCRQCSDPTCVPKCPAHVNVPGFIQAIVDGRFRDAYETIRANNVLATICGYVCPSETLCESTCINEHYADSVPIRHLQRWVSRKAIEEGWARETRPVLPDTGKRVAVVGAGPAGVAGAVTLASYGHRVTLLERADGAGGMAKDTIPSERMPDPILQRELEDVLASTGAVERRSYSLGPAGTLDDILDEGFDAVLLAPGLSRSLVLPGAERPRDGVWGALEFLRQVKHENLRVRGNVVVLGGGNTAIDAALSAKLAGASDVAILYRRSFAEMPAWPNERDEAMAGGVNFLILTQPVRYVADADGSLTGIEVVRTKLGEPDANGRRRPENMMGSEHVIAADLVVEAIGQGLDENLKAALPGVEFSRQGTIVTKAGSSATSRARVYAAGDVVNGGATVVQAVAEGTRAAQEIHGLLVPEPLVTIG